One genomic segment of Pongo pygmaeus isolate AG05252 chromosome 19, NHGRI_mPonPyg2-v2.0_pri, whole genome shotgun sequence includes these proteins:
- the LOC129016777 gene encoding protein FAM27L-like, with translation MAKPQAESGEAERHPILRPDRMVFGFVKAWTHEEMRLSRSNWTIIPILSSFFSRIKMMTLQPRTKAPQELIVLQERSRPTSEKMAVSFHGSSLRNEAIPRYSLEEEAGNGRWQQSLSL, from the exons ATGGCGAAACCACAGGCAGAGTCCGGGGAAGCAGAGCGGCATCCCATCCTCAGGCCTGACCGGatggtgttcgg GTTTGTGAAGGCCTGGACACATGAGGAGATGCGTTTGTCCCGGAGCAATTGGACTATCATCCCCATCCTTAGCAGCTTCTTTTCCAGGATCAAGATGatgacactccagcctaggacaaAGGCCCCACAGGAGCTCATTGTCCTGCAGGAGAGGAGCAGACCCACGTCAGAGAAGAtggctgtatcttttcacggctcttctctgagaaatgaagccataCCACGATACAGTcttgaagaggaagccgggaatgggagatggcagcAATCCCTGTCCCTGtga